One Flavobacterium sp. 90 DNA segment encodes these proteins:
- a CDS encoding glycosyl hydrolase family 8: MIIHKNATSEYLVRIRLLILILALIVPVLGFSQNKKKTEKAELGKPQYRNLFAEAGYSQIEIDKKLAKAYYDVFEGPDKVYFEEGDSLGYVSDVKNKDARTEGMSYGMMVAVQFNKKEVFDRIWRWSVKYMQHQEGPREGYFAWSVNPVTKKQNSAGSASDGELYYITSLLFASNKWGNATGIDYYKEARRILDAMWKKDGTANVHNIINTEHKQISFVPEGVGYNWTDPSYHVPAFYEIWALYAKDGHEQFYKECAEVSRNFLHKACHPVTGLTSDYAEFSGEPHPTPWLPPAFRYDSWRVPMNIAMDYTWYGKDKKWQEDYAKRFQNFLRSKGLDAYEDQFNLDGSTPDFILQAGPVKKLRHSIGLVSTAATASLVNPDKNSIDFVHAVWNAKLEPYDDGYFDPYYDGLMYLFSLMHLSGNYKIIAVER, translated from the coding sequence ATGATTATTCATAAAAATGCGACAAGCGAATACTTGGTCAGAATCCGACTTTTAATACTGATTCTTGCCTTGATTGTTCCGGTTCTTGGCTTTAGCCAAAATAAAAAGAAAACAGAAAAAGCAGAACTTGGAAAACCACAATACCGCAATCTTTTTGCAGAAGCGGGCTATAGCCAAATTGAAATAGACAAGAAATTAGCAAAAGCATATTATGATGTTTTTGAAGGACCAGACAAAGTTTATTTTGAAGAAGGAGATTCACTAGGATATGTTTCTGATGTTAAAAATAAAGATGCTCGTACCGAAGGAATGTCATACGGAATGATGGTTGCCGTTCAGTTCAATAAAAAGGAAGTTTTTGATCGTATTTGGCGATGGTCTGTAAAATATATGCAGCATCAGGAGGGACCAAGAGAAGGTTATTTTGCCTGGAGCGTGAATCCGGTGACTAAAAAACAAAATTCCGCAGGTTCTGCTTCAGATGGAGAATTGTATTATATCACCAGTCTTCTTTTTGCCTCTAATAAATGGGGAAATGCAACAGGAATAGATTACTACAAAGAAGCCAGAAGAATATTAGATGCCATGTGGAAAAAAGATGGAACTGCTAATGTCCACAATATTATAAACACAGAACATAAGCAAATTTCTTTTGTGCCGGAAGGCGTTGGTTATAATTGGACAGATCCTTCGTATCATGTTCCTGCATTTTATGAAATATGGGCATTGTATGCAAAAGACGGACACGAGCAATTTTATAAAGAATGTGCGGAAGTTTCCCGTAATTTTTTGCATAAAGCTTGTCATCCTGTAACAGGTTTAACTTCAGATTATGCTGAGTTTAGCGGAGAACCTCATCCTACACCGTGGCTTCCTCCTGCGTTTCGTTACGATTCATGGCGCGTTCCTATGAATATTGCGATGGATTATACGTGGTACGGAAAAGATAAAAAATGGCAGGAAGATTATGCGAAGAGATTTCAAAATTTCCTTAGATCTAAAGGATTAGATGCCTATGAAGATCAATTTAATCTGGATGGTTCTACACCTGATTTTATTCTTCAGGCGGGACCAGTCAAAAAACTAAGACATTCTATTGGGTTGGTTTCAACAGCGGCAACAGCATCGTTAGTAAATCCCGATAAAAACAGTATCGATTTTGTTCACGCTGTCTGGAATGCGAAACTTGAACCTTATGATGACGGTTATTTTGATCCGTATTATGATGGATTAATGTATCTCTTTAGTCTAATGCATCTCAGCGGAAATTACAAGATTATAGCCGTAGAACGTTAA
- a CDS encoding glycoside hydrolase family 43 protein has translation MKNQTKILFLIICCLSVIKIEAQNPIIKDIFTADPAPLVHNGTLYLYTGHDVATPEDTNYKMADWHVFSTTNMKDWKDHGAALSPSTFSWATGDAYAAQCVERDGKFYWFVSTFHKKDAVSGGGAAIGVAVSDSPTGPFKDAIGKALIINEMTTDMKIAWDDIDPTVFVDDDGQAYMFWGNGSCKWVKLKKNMTELDGPITTFIPKNYIEGPWVYKRKGLYYLVYASAGTKPEMIEYCTAKTITGPWIYQGIIQENVQNSFTTHPGIIDYKGKSYFFYHNGSLPTGGSYRRSICVDDMHYNKDGTIQKIVQTTEGVRKIK, from the coding sequence ATGAAAAACCAAACCAAAATTTTATTTTTAATAATATGCTGTTTATCAGTAATTAAAATAGAAGCACAAAATCCTATAATCAAAGATATTTTTACTGCAGATCCGGCTCCTCTTGTACATAATGGCACATTGTATTTATACACGGGACACGATGTAGCAACTCCGGAAGATACTAATTACAAAATGGCAGACTGGCACGTGTTTTCTACAACAAACATGAAAGACTGGAAAGATCATGGAGCAGCACTTTCACCAAGTACCTTTTCGTGGGCTACCGGTGACGCTTATGCAGCGCAATGTGTTGAGAGAGACGGAAAATTTTATTGGTTTGTTTCTACATTTCATAAAAAAGATGCCGTAAGCGGTGGCGGCGCAGCGATTGGTGTAGCGGTTTCAGACAGTCCGACAGGTCCTTTTAAAGATGCAATTGGAAAAGCGCTCATCATAAATGAAATGACAACAGATATGAAAATTGCCTGGGACGATATTGACCCAACCGTATTTGTTGACGATGATGGACAAGCTTATATGTTTTGGGGAAATGGAAGCTGTAAATGGGTAAAACTTAAAAAGAACATGACAGAACTGGACGGACCAATTACCACTTTTATACCTAAAAATTATATCGAAGGACCTTGGGTTTACAAAAGAAAAGGACTGTATTATTTAGTATACGCCAGTGCAGGTACAAAACCGGAAATGATAGAATACTGTACAGCCAAAACGATAACAGGTCCGTGGATTTATCAGGGAATTATTCAGGAAAATGTACAAAATAGTTTTACCACACATCCGGGAATTATCGACTATAAAGGAAAATCATACTTTTTTTATCATAACGGAAGTCTACCAACAGGCGGGAGTTACAGACGTTCAATTTGTGTAGATGATATGCATTATAATAAAGATGGAACCATTCAGAAAATAGTACAAACTACAGAAGGTGTACGTAAGATTAAATAA
- a CDS encoding glycoside hydrolase family 97 protein yields MKLKIILLTFFVFGLCNVWSQQMQLESPNKKIAITLHGTNNNKGEWDLKIKYQTDKNTTEILPKVSLGLSRNDQDFFNELILLKVSKPKVIKEHYELPFGKKSLRENTANEVTICFENPNKAKLNIIIRAYNDGVTFRYEFPEKKGSYIIKDEFTAYQIPKESKRWLEKWNPANEGLYASSSDDKILQQEWCYPALFNSADKSCWFLLHEADLNRSYCGTKLSNTKDVNTYKLTFPDAQDARGTGESKPAISLPWQSPWRVIAIGSLSDIVENTLIEDVSTPTAFKTTQWIKPGKVSWNYWSSNHGTKDYKVICDFTDLAVNMNWPYTLLDWEWDTMANGGNLEDALKYIHSKGIKPLMWYNSGGDHTWVSSTPKDRMLTHKNRVEEFTKLKKLGVAGVKVDFFESEKQDMINYYIDILEDAAQFEMLVYFHGCLVPRGWSRTYPNLMTYEAVRGAEWYNNGPEFSTTAPEHNTILPFTRNVVGAMDYTPVTFTNSQFPHQTSYGHELALSVVFESPLQHFADRPEGYYELPDEAKTFLKEVPTTWDNTKLIDGYPGQEITMARQKGNAWYVGGISASQREEITKKIKLDFLQKGVNYRAIIIADGKHDKKFDSQNIEVNKESIIAVKLLRRGGFVVSLIPIE; encoded by the coding sequence ATGAAGTTGAAAATTATTTTATTGACCTTTTTTGTTTTTGGCTTATGCAATGTTTGGTCACAACAAATGCAATTAGAATCGCCTAATAAAAAAATCGCGATCACTTTGCATGGCACAAATAATAATAAGGGAGAATGGGATCTTAAAATAAAGTATCAGACAGATAAAAATACAACTGAAATACTTCCAAAAGTAAGCTTAGGGCTTTCAAGAAATGATCAGGATTTTTTTAATGAACTTATTCTCTTAAAAGTAAGTAAACCAAAAGTGATAAAAGAACATTATGAATTGCCATTTGGTAAAAAGTCGTTACGTGAAAATACTGCCAATGAAGTAACTATTTGTTTTGAAAATCCGAATAAAGCGAAACTGAATATTATTATAAGAGCATATAATGATGGAGTTACATTTCGATATGAATTTCCGGAAAAAAAAGGTTCCTATATAATTAAGGATGAATTTACGGCTTATCAAATACCAAAAGAAAGTAAACGATGGTTAGAAAAATGGAATCCGGCAAATGAAGGTTTATATGCTTCTTCCAGCGATGATAAAATACTTCAGCAAGAATGGTGTTATCCGGCATTGTTTAATTCAGCAGATAAATCATGCTGGTTTTTATTGCATGAAGCCGATTTGAACCGCAGTTATTGCGGTACAAAATTGAGTAATACAAAAGATGTCAATACATACAAGCTTACTTTTCCTGATGCACAAGATGCCAGAGGAACCGGCGAATCAAAACCTGCTATTTCGCTTCCGTGGCAATCTCCGTGGAGAGTAATTGCAATAGGAAGTTTGTCTGATATTGTCGAAAATACTTTAATCGAAGATGTTTCAACTCCAACTGCTTTTAAAACTACACAATGGATAAAACCGGGGAAAGTTTCCTGGAATTACTGGTCAAGTAATCACGGAACTAAAGATTATAAAGTTATATGCGATTTTACAGATTTGGCTGTAAACATGAATTGGCCTTACACACTTTTAGACTGGGAATGGGATACGATGGCAAATGGCGGAAATCTGGAAGACGCTTTAAAATACATTCATTCAAAAGGAATAAAACCTTTGATGTGGTACAATTCAGGAGGAGATCATACATGGGTTTCTTCGACTCCAAAAGATCGAATGCTGACTCATAAAAACAGAGTTGAAGAGTTTACAAAACTTAAAAAACTTGGTGTTGCCGGAGTTAAAGTTGACTTTTTTGAAAGCGAAAAACAAGACATGATCAACTATTATATTGATATTCTTGAAGATGCGGCGCAATTTGAAATGCTGGTATATTTTCACGGCTGCCTTGTACCGCGCGGTTGGTCACGCACGTATCCAAATCTAATGACTTACGAAGCTGTTCGCGGTGCCGAATGGTATAATAACGGACCTGAATTTTCGACCACAGCGCCAGAGCATAATACGATTTTGCCTTTTACAAGAAACGTAGTCGGAGCAATGGATTATACGCCCGTTACGTTTACCAATTCTCAATTTCCACATCAAACTTCTTATGGGCATGAACTGGCTCTTTCCGTAGTTTTTGAATCTCCTTTGCAACATTTCGCAGACCGTCCGGAGGGATATTATGAATTACCTGATGAAGCTAAAACTTTCCTTAAAGAAGTGCCTACAACATGGGATAATACAAAGCTTATTGACGGATATCCGGGTCAGGAAATAACGATGGCACGCCAAAAAGGAAATGCTTGGTATGTTGGAGGCATAAGTGCGTCTCAACGTGAAGAAATAACAAAAAAAATCAAACTGGATTTTTTACAGAAAGGCGTTAATTATCGTGCTATTATTATTGCCGATGGTAAACACGATAAAAAATTTGATTCGCAGAATATAGAAGTTAATAAGGAGAGTATTATTGCTGTAAAATTGCTTCGCAGAGGAGGTTTTGTGGTTTCATTAATTCCAATAGAGTAA
- a CDS encoding MFS transporter: MSDTSQKLSVLEKIGYGLGDFAANLIFQTLLTFLAFFYTDVYKIPAGTASVIIFTGGFIGAFFNIIMGVIADRTQTKWGKFRPWILWTALPFGIAAVLSFLTPDFGISGKIAYALLTYFFLVILYSANNLPYVALSGVLTGDMKERNSLSSYRFVAVMVAQFIIQSLLLPLVLILGNGDKAVGFKNTMLLFAFVGVICLLIAFFSTKERIIPTKNQESSVKQDFIDLSKNGPWLVMVLVTILVFITLSLKGGMYVFYFKYYLDPAAQTVFLNDIGFTTFIDRLNNSLTAMGFVDFQWPKDAPTSAFSLFNAGGITFMIFGIMFSKPLADSFGKRNIYICFIFLSALSLLLFNFYSRTAIAIVFITQLIHGFIYGITIPLLWAMIADVADYSEWRNNRRATATVFSAMIFGLKIGISIGSALGAAFLSKYGYVAEEVNQVPAAVEGIKLSVSIYPGFIFIISAVLLCFYVIDKKMEIQIETDLKERRGI, encoded by the coding sequence ATGAGTGATACATCGCAAAAGCTTTCTGTATTAGAAAAAATAGGTTACGGTTTAGGAGATTTTGCAGCAAATTTAATTTTCCAGACTTTGCTGACTTTTTTAGCTTTCTTTTACACCGACGTTTATAAAATTCCGGCCGGTACAGCAAGTGTAATTATCTTTACGGGAGGTTTTATCGGTGCTTTTTTTAATATCATTATGGGGGTTATTGCTGATCGTACTCAAACTAAATGGGGAAAATTCAGACCCTGGATATTATGGACTGCTTTACCTTTTGGAATTGCTGCAGTTCTCTCTTTTCTTACTCCGGATTTCGGAATATCAGGCAAGATTGCTTACGCACTATTAACGTACTTTTTTTTAGTGATACTTTATTCGGCAAACAATTTACCTTATGTTGCTTTAAGCGGTGTTTTAACAGGCGATATGAAAGAACGAAACAGCCTTTCCTCCTATCGATTTGTTGCTGTAATGGTCGCTCAATTTATAATTCAATCACTTCTGTTGCCTTTAGTTTTAATTTTAGGAAATGGAGATAAAGCGGTTGGTTTTAAAAATACGATGCTGTTATTTGCCTTTGTTGGCGTCATTTGTTTACTAATTGCTTTTTTTTCGACCAAAGAAAGAATCATTCCCACAAAGAATCAGGAATCATCGGTTAAACAGGACTTTATCGATTTGTCTAAAAACGGACCTTGGCTGGTTATGGTGCTGGTTACTATTCTTGTTTTTATAACTTTATCCTTAAAGGGCGGAATGTATGTTTTCTACTTTAAATATTATTTAGATCCGGCTGCACAAACTGTTTTCCTGAATGATATTGGTTTTACGACATTTATTGACAGACTGAACAACTCTTTAACAGCAATGGGATTTGTAGATTTTCAGTGGCCAAAAGACGCTCCAACATCTGCATTTAGTCTTTTTAATGCCGGAGGAATTACTTTCATGATCTTTGGAATTATGTTTTCAAAACCTCTTGCGGATTCTTTTGGTAAAAGAAATATTTACATCTGTTTTATTTTCCTATCTGCTCTTAGTTTGCTGCTATTTAATTTTTACAGCAGAACAGCTATTGCAATTGTTTTTATAACCCAATTAATACATGGATTTATTTACGGAATAACAATTCCGTTGTTATGGGCAATGATTGCTGATGTGGCTGATTACAGTGAATGGAGAAACAATCGAAGAGCGACTGCTACTGTTTTTTCGGCAATGATTTTCGGACTAAAAATCGGAATTAGTATTGGCAGTGCATTAGGCGCAGCTTTTCTCTCTAAATATGGCTATGTAGCCGAAGAAGTTAATCAGGTTCCGGCAGCAGTAGAAGGAATTAAACTTTCTGTTAGTATTTATCCTGGCTTTATATTTATTATAAGTGCAGTTCTTTTATGCTTTTATGTAATAGATAAAAAAATGGAAATTCAGATCGAAACAGATTTAAAAGAAAGAAGAGGAATTTAA